A single Elaeis guineensis isolate ETL-2024a chromosome 15, EG11, whole genome shotgun sequence DNA region contains:
- the LOC105057930 gene encoding uncharacterized protein, whose product MGKSNRRKAGADQFDSSDADSVSSASTALSELTPANETEHVNSLEFGLDKFIDALYEKRGSTRETALLGLLDAFESHVLHTFVENKCITLLHQYINSIKRGSTKEISLACRAIGLLAITAGAGSSAHEIMEESVPQLSRALKCGSDACKISVLECLAVISFVGANDFAETETSLKIMWEVIHPKSVSNGGPSKRPSSAVLAAAISAWSFLLTTISSWRINPDTWKESISFLSTLLEVDERYDRSVRIAAGEAIALFFELGILGMSYSEENGVENFNNEVSKRCTVTYMQSMKAKISGQVYDLSMEAGGKGADKKNLNGQRDLFQKIWDFVQMGECPEVLLKISSKRNILRTSTWSQLIQLNFLKRYLGRGFLKHAQENELLHDVFEYTVDKTESLSAKEKKISRSGDEKGRTQKLNKDRRMAQARKQGHLIAQDE is encoded by the exons ATGGGAAAGA GCAACCGACGCAAGGCTGGGGCTGATCAGTTTGACAGTAGTGATGCCGATAGCGTGAGTTCTGCTTCGACGGCTTTGTCTGAACTAACGCCGGCGAACGAGACCGAGCATGTGAACTCTTTGGAGTTCGGGCTAGACAAGTTCATCGATGCTCTCTATGAAAAGAG AGGATCTACAAGAGAGACAGCTTTGTTGGGGCTTCTCGATGCCTTTGAAAGTCATGTGCTTCATACATTTGTGGAAAACAA ATGTATTACTTTATTGCACCAATACATCAATTCAATCAAAAGGGGTTCTACTAAGGAGATTTCTTTAGCTTGTCGGGCAATTG GATTGCTGGCCATTACTGCTGGTGCTGGAAGCAGCGCACATGAAATAATGGAAGAGTCAGTGCCACAACTCTCTCGAGCCCTTAAATGTGGATCTGATGCATGCAAGATATCT GTCCTGGAATGCTTAGCTGTCATCTCCTTTGTTGGTGCAAATGATTTTGCTGAAACTGAAACATCTTTGAAAATCATGTGGGAAGTGATTCATCCAAAATCAGTCTCCAAT GGTGGGCCTTCAAAAAGACCTAGTTCTGCTGTATTAGCAGCAGCCATATCTGCATGGTCATTTCTTCTGACAACCATTAGTAGCTGGAGAATTAATCCTGATACTTGGAAGGA GTCAATTTCATTTCTTTCTACTTTATTGGAAGTGGATGAACGTTATGATCGTTCTGTTCGTATTGCTGCTGGTGAAGCAATAGCCCTTTTTTTCGAGTTAGGGATACTGGGCATGTCCTATAGTGAGGAGAATGGTGTTGAGAATTTTAATAATGAGGTCTCAAAGCGCTGTACGGTTACATATATGCAATCAATGAAGGCAAAAATATCAGGTCAAGTTTATGACCTTTCTATGGAAGCAGGGGGTAAAGGCGCTGACAAGAAAAATCTTAACGGTCAGCGAGACTTGTTTCAGAAAATTTGGGATTTTGTTCAG ATGGGTGAGTGTCCAGAAGTATTATTGAAGATTTCAAGTAAGCGTAACATTCTGAGAACTTCAACATGGAGCCAATTGATACAg TTGAACTTCTTGAAGCGTTACCTTGGAAGAGGTTTTCTCAAGCATGCACAG GAAAACGAACTGCTTCATGATGTATTTGAATATACAGTGGATAAAACAGAAAGTCTATCAGCTAAGGAGAAG AAAATTTCAAGGTCAGGGGATGAAAAAGGACGGACTCAGAAGTTGAACAAGGACCGCAGGATGGCTCAG GCAAGGAAGCAGGGTCACCTAATTGCTCAAGATGAATAA
- the LOC105057929 gene encoding BTB/POZ and TAZ domain-containing protein 4 translates to MAQQRMGNINGQGCTPQAPPFPGLMTNCKTCKHSAARGCCTVMDATRDLWDKLFAEGYQADVFVDTNEGMIPAHSSVLGMASPVMKNMLRQSRSRGGCRKAISIRGVPHHAVRVFLRFLYSSCYEQEEMNQFVLHLVVLSHVFVIPTLKNVCVQQLERGLLTTENVVDVFQLAKLFDAPRLCLLCHRMIVKNFKVVSATEGWKVMKQSNPRLEKELLESVIDADTRKNERLKKLEERKIYLQLHQAMEALVHICRDGCRTIGPHDKVLKRSAAPCNFPACKGLEALVRHFAGCKNRVLGGCTHCKRMWQLLELHSRLCMQVNGCKVPLCRHFKEKLRHQNKKDEVKWKLLVSKVLEARSFSGAHLLQSMVAVRA, encoded by the exons atggCACAGCAGAGGATGGGAAACATTAATGGCCAAGGTTGCACCCCGCAGGCACCCCCATTTCCAGGCCTGATGACCAATTGCAAGACTTGCAAGCATTCTGCAGCACGGGGCTGCTGCACGGTTATGGATGCCACCAGAGACTTGTGGGATAAGCTCTTTGCTGAAGGCTACCAAGCAGATGTCTTTGTAGACACGAACGAAGGCATGATCCCGGCCCATTCAAGCGTTCTT GGCATGGCTTCGCCGGTGATGAAGAACATGTTGAGACAGTCGAGAAGCCGAGGAGGCTGTCGGAAGGCTATCTCTATCCGTGGAGTTCCACACCATGCTGTCAGGGTCTTCCTTCGCTTCCTCTACTCATCATG CTATGAGCAGGAAGAGATGAACCAATTTGTGCTGCACCTGGTGGTGCTATCGCATGTGTTTGTGATCCCTACTCTGAAGAATGTCTGTGTGCAGCAGCTAGAGAGAGGCCTGTTAACTACTGAGAATGTGGTTGATGTCTTCCAGCTAGCAAAGCTTTTCGACGCTCCACGGCTATGCCTCCTCTGCCACCGGATGATAGTGAAGAACTTCAAGGTGGTGTCTGCCACTGAGGGGTGGAAGGTGATGAAGCAAAGCAACCCAAGGCTGGAGAAGGAGCTTCTGGAGTCGGTGATCGATGCTGATACG AGAAAGAATGAAAGGTTGAAAAAACTAGAGGAGAGAAAGATCTATCTCCAGCTACATCAGGCAATGGAGGCCCTTGTTCACATATGCAGGGATGGATGCCGGACAATTGGACCTCATGACAAGGTTCTAAAGCGAAGTGCAGCCCCTTGCAACTTCCCTGCTTGCAAAGGACTAGAAGCACTTGTCCGACACTTTGCTGGCTGCAAGAACCGAGTCCTCGGTGGCTGCACTCACTGCAAGAGGATGTGGCAACTGCTAGAGCTCCACTCTCGGCTATGCATGCAAGTTAATGGATGCAAAGTTCCCCTCTGCAG GCATTTCAAGGAGAAGTTGAGGCACCAGAACAAAAAAGATGAGGTGAAGTGGAAGCTGTTGGTGAGCAAAGTGCTCGAGGCAAGGAGCTTCTCTGGAGCACACTTGTTACAATCTATGGTTGCTGTGCGTGCCTAA
- the LOC105057928 gene encoding uncharacterized protein — MASQTIESYREGAEVYHGDDLCKKKSIQLLQELGLPKGLLPLVDIEEFGYNRAAGFIWLIQKKKKEHTFKKIKQTVSYATEVMAFVEQCKMKKIMGVKTKELLLWLSVVEVYVDDPSSEKITFKTGTGLSDSFPTFAFELE, encoded by the coding sequence ATGGCATCCCAGACCATAGAGAGCTACCGTGAAGGTGCCGAGGTCTACCATGGCGATGACCTCTGCAAGAAGAAGTCCATCCAATTGCTCCAAGAGCTCGGCCTGCCAAAAGGTCTGTTACCCCTCGTCGACATCGAGGAGTTCGGCTACAACCGTGCAGCAGGGTTCATATGGCTCatccagaagaagaagaaggagcatACATTTAAGAAGATCAAGCAGACGGTGTCGTATGCCACCGAGGTGATGGCCTTCGTGGAGCAAtgcaagatgaagaagataatGGGGGTGAAGACGAAGGAGTTGTTATTGTGGCTCTCTGTCGTTGAGGTGTACGTTGATGACCCCTCATCAGAGAAGATCACTTTCAAGACTGGCACCGGACTGTCTGATAGCTTTCCAACGTTTGCCTTTGAGCTCGAGTAG